Proteins from a single region of Candidatus Palauibacter scopulicola:
- the coaBC gene encoding bifunctional phosphopantothenoylcysteine decarboxylase/phosphopantothenate--cysteine ligase CoaBC, translating into MLLVVSGGIAAYKSAILTRRLIEAGAGVEVILTASAERFVGRVTFEGITGRPVHASLWDRPMSHLDLGLEADVIVIAPATANLISRLAAGAADDLATTAVLASRAPVIVCPAMNTRMWEHPITQANVVRLAEVGYGIAGPADGPLAEGESGPGRLLEPEEILPRIGRVLETATGLRGRRIVATAGPTRAPLDPVRFITNRSSGRMGFALAEAAWRRGGDVTLISGPGRLPRPAGPDVVEVETAGEMLAALETALTDADILLMAAAVGDFEPASASDSKIKKTDGAGKGFEVALRAGPDLLLETRAFRERKGIFTLGFALETEDLLARGREKLERKGMHLVAVNSAVEPGAGFESETNRITLIDRSGRVEELPLAKKTELADELLDRVEASMPAADAG; encoded by the coding sequence GTGCTGCTCGTCGTATCCGGCGGGATCGCCGCGTACAAGAGCGCGATCCTCACCCGCCGCCTGATCGAGGCCGGGGCCGGGGTCGAGGTCATCCTGACCGCGTCGGCCGAGCGCTTCGTCGGACGCGTCACCTTCGAGGGGATTACGGGCCGCCCGGTGCACGCGTCACTGTGGGACCGGCCGATGTCGCACCTGGATCTCGGACTCGAAGCCGATGTCATCGTCATCGCGCCCGCGACGGCCAACCTCATCTCCAGGCTCGCGGCCGGGGCCGCGGACGATCTGGCGACGACCGCCGTGTTGGCCTCGCGGGCGCCGGTCATCGTCTGTCCCGCGATGAACACGCGGATGTGGGAACATCCGATCACGCAGGCGAACGTCGTGCGACTGGCCGAGGTCGGCTACGGAATCGCGGGGCCGGCCGATGGTCCGCTAGCGGAGGGGGAAAGCGGGCCGGGACGCCTGCTGGAGCCGGAGGAGATCCTGCCGCGCATCGGACGGGTGCTCGAGACGGCGACCGGGCTGCGCGGACGGAGGATCGTCGCGACGGCGGGGCCGACGAGAGCCCCGCTGGATCCCGTCCGCTTCATCACGAACCGCTCCTCGGGCCGCATGGGGTTTGCGCTCGCCGAGGCCGCCTGGCGGCGCGGTGGCGATGTCACGCTCATCAGCGGACCCGGCCGGCTGCCGCGGCCCGCGGGACCGGACGTGGTGGAGGTCGAGACGGCCGGCGAGATGCTCGCCGCGCTGGAGACCGCGTTGACGGATGCGGACATCCTGTTGATGGCCGCCGCCGTCGGCGATTTCGAGCCGGCCAGCGCGTCGGACTCGAAGATCAAAAAGACGGACGGGGCCGGGAAGGGGTTCGAAGTCGCGCTCCGGGCGGGCCCGGACCTGCTGCTGGAGACGCGGGCGTTCCGCGAACGGAAGGGAATCTTTACTCTGGGTTTTGCGCTCGAAACGGAGGACCTTCTGGCCCGCGGACGGGAGAAACTCGAGCGGAAGGGCATGCACCTCGTCGCGGTGAACTCGGCCGTGGAACCCGGCGCGGGATTCGAATCCGAGACGAACCGCATCACGTTGATCGACCGGAGCGGCAGGGTGGAGGAGTTGCCTTTGGCGAAGAAGACCGAGTTGGCGGACGAGTTGCTCGACCGGGTCGAAGCCTCGATGCCGGCGGCGGACGCGGGGTGA
- the gmk gene encoding guanylate kinase: MSPVASGSDALFPVILSGPSGAGKTTIRDRLLAEVRSPGFLFSVSMTTRAPRAGERDGVDYRFVSRSRFEALADSGAMLEHATVHGECYGTPRDNLDRAREAGAHLLLDIDVQGARQVWGAVAEVLSIFIVPPTAGRIARQLRGRGSESPEQLRRRLANARSELKAAAEFDGLVVNDRIEDAVAEVSALVAEGLAPRRGLKAAERRYVTGIIGQLDAL; encoded by the coding sequence GTGAGCCCGGTTGCGTCCGGGTCCGATGCCCTCTTCCCCGTCATCCTCTCCGGCCCCTCCGGGGCGGGGAAGACAACGATCCGCGACCGGTTGCTCGCCGAAGTCCGCTCCCCCGGATTCCTCTTCTCGGTCTCGATGACGACGCGCGCGCCGCGCGCGGGAGAGCGCGATGGCGTGGACTACCGGTTCGTCTCGCGGAGCCGCTTCGAGGCGCTCGCGGACTCCGGCGCCATGCTCGAACACGCGACCGTCCACGGCGAATGCTACGGGACGCCGCGTGACAACCTCGACCGGGCGCGGGAAGCGGGCGCCCATCTCCTGCTGGACATCGACGTGCAGGGGGCGCGGCAGGTGTGGGGGGCCGTCGCAGAGGTCCTCTCGATCTTCATTGTCCCTCCCACGGCCGGGCGCATTGCGCGGCAGCTGAGGGGGCGGGGCAGCGAGAGCCCGGAGCAGCTCCGGCGCCGGCTCGCGAACGCCCGGTCGGAGTTGAAGGCCGCGGCGGAGTTCGACGGGCTCGTCGTCAACGACCGCATCGAGGACGCGGTGGCCGAAGTGTCGGCGCTGGTGGCGGAGGGACTCGCGCCCCGCCGCGGTCTCAAGGCGGCGGAGCGGCGGTACGTAACGGGCATCATCGGACAGTTGGATGCCCTGTGA
- a CDS encoding YicC/YloC family endoribonuclease, translating into MIRSMTGYGSATVTVETGTVTVEARSVNSRGLKVVVKAAPGVEHSEGDLRALAESRARRGRLDLFVRVEGAPEAGGASLDEARVREVLDACARLRDDFGVSGEPDMASLLGVGGIFRRAGGEGGEFVPEMGDVKRAAAEALDLLVEMRDGEGARLEVDLRGRLAGLREAIDGAEALAPERLERERHRLREAVADLAGKGLDEDRLLREIALIADRWEISEELVRARSHVDAFEEFLEAPVEEPVGRRLGFLVQELQREFNTLGAKANDSRISRLVVEAKNEIERLREQVENVE; encoded by the coding sequence GTGATTCGCAGCATGACCGGCTACGGCTCGGCGACCGTGACGGTGGAGACCGGAACGGTCACGGTCGAAGCGCGCTCGGTGAATTCCCGCGGGCTGAAGGTCGTGGTGAAGGCGGCCCCCGGGGTGGAGCACTCGGAGGGCGACCTGCGCGCGCTCGCGGAATCCCGGGCGCGCCGCGGCCGCCTGGATCTCTTTGTCCGCGTGGAGGGCGCCCCGGAGGCGGGCGGCGCGAGTCTGGACGAGGCGCGCGTGCGGGAAGTGCTCGACGCGTGCGCGCGGCTCCGGGATGATTTCGGGGTGTCCGGCGAACCGGACATGGCTTCGCTGCTGGGCGTGGGCGGGATCTTCCGGAGGGCGGGCGGCGAGGGCGGGGAGTTCGTGCCGGAGATGGGAGATGTGAAGCGGGCGGCGGCGGAGGCGCTCGACCTGCTGGTGGAGATGCGGGACGGAGAAGGGGCCCGGCTCGAGGTCGACCTTCGGGGACGCCTGGCGGGGCTCCGGGAGGCGATCGATGGCGCGGAGGCGCTGGCGCCGGAACGGCTCGAGCGCGAGCGGCACCGGCTCCGTGAGGCGGTCGCGGACCTGGCGGGGAAGGGATTGGACGAGGATCGGCTGCTGCGCGAGATCGCGCTCATCGCCGACCGCTGGGAGATCAGCGAGGAACTCGTGCGCGCCCGCTCGCACGTGGACGCCTTCGAGGAGTTCCTGGAGGCCCCGGTCGAGGAGCCGGTGGGGCGGCGGCTCGGCTTTCTCGTGCAGGAGTTGCAGCGCGAATTCAACACGCTGGGCGCAAAGGCGAACGACTCCCGAATCTCGCGACTCGTCGTGGAGGCGAAGAACGAGATCGAGCGGCTCCGGGAACAGGTGGAGAACGTCGAGTGA
- a CDS encoding TonB-dependent receptor plug domain-containing protein yields the protein MAAPARVIKIFVRALGSGAELCRGRLPSGLPGALLLAAGGVSAAHAQEPPLPDSLPPVVDSLEVVPDSVLAAFADSVRPRAQSFPRRLTGLRGPTHEIFDCDRECVHSSPSFTLIELLLEHVPGITGVRGEFYQGPHHVFDGGFGPGLVTLYIDGREVLPLSRTQADLRRVSLNYVDRVRVYRGADGLVIDVDLISHDGVQAYSRVSGITGDPRSEILDAVFANSLGGASNVEASFERYDVRDRQNDQNRFAVQGRFSWMPRSNDFGVQLDYRSENIERTGLDTLEFSRRELVLRTRANLGPRAQIEAYSQATSFKDIVANVPDSLAPKRGADGVGLRFSARPGSGGVSMGLRFAGRDAYASRLADLSAWQPIGPFALEGGAELASWNEFPTESWRAGIAFRDTLLFPIALRAFTAEGTRGIGFPLHPMLDTLETAEFPLADSLRFDSRGASAAFEIGPFNVGGRYSEQWMDRQVGFGAPFDRLVVADSGEVDITSLEVRFDGPVVPLGVLLRDVAPIRLRASWRKFDSRGAETLFLPDRLFRTELYLTDTFFDENLRIWVSLHIDRRGERLVPVPGSPDPVMLEADSWMGGHLMFKIADFRFFWRFGNLGADRLGDFQGAGFPRGVNVYGLRWDFFN from the coding sequence ATGGCTGCGCCAGCGAGGGTGATCAAGATCTTCGTCCGCGCGCTTGGCTCCGGCGCGGAATTGTGCCGCGGGCGACTGCCGAGCGGGCTGCCGGGCGCGCTGCTGCTCGCGGCCGGGGGCGTCTCCGCGGCCCACGCCCAGGAGCCGCCCCTCCCGGACAGCCTGCCGCCGGTGGTGGACAGCCTGGAGGTCGTGCCCGATTCCGTCCTCGCCGCGTTCGCCGACAGTGTACGGCCGCGGGCGCAGAGCTTCCCACGGCGGCTGACGGGCCTGCGCGGCCCCACGCACGAGATCTTCGACTGCGACCGCGAGTGCGTCCACTCTTCCCCCTCGTTCACCCTCATCGAACTCCTGCTCGAGCACGTTCCGGGGATCACGGGCGTTCGCGGCGAGTTCTACCAGGGGCCGCACCACGTCTTCGACGGCGGCTTCGGGCCGGGGCTCGTGACCCTCTACATCGACGGGCGCGAAGTCCTCCCCCTCTCCCGAACCCAGGCGGACCTCCGCCGCGTGTCGTTGAACTATGTCGACCGGGTGCGCGTGTATCGCGGTGCGGACGGCCTCGTCATCGACGTCGACCTCATTAGCCACGACGGGGTCCAGGCCTACTCGCGCGTGAGCGGGATCACGGGGGATCCACGCTCCGAGATCCTCGACGCCGTCTTCGCCAACTCGCTGGGCGGCGCGTCCAACGTCGAAGCCTCCTTCGAGCGGTACGACGTCCGGGACAGGCAGAACGACCAGAACCGCTTCGCGGTGCAGGGTCGCTTCTCGTGGATGCCGCGCTCGAACGATTTCGGGGTTCAGCTGGACTATCGTTCGGAGAACATCGAACGCACCGGGCTCGACACGCTGGAATTCTCGCGCCGCGAACTCGTGCTGCGGACGCGGGCGAACCTGGGGCCGCGAGCGCAGATCGAAGCCTACAGTCAGGCCACGAGCTTCAAGGACATCGTCGCCAACGTCCCGGACAGCCTTGCACCGAAGCGGGGCGCGGATGGCGTCGGCCTGCGATTCTCGGCCCGGCCGGGATCGGGAGGGGTCTCGATGGGCCTCCGTTTCGCCGGGCGCGATGCCTATGCCTCGCGCCTCGCGGATCTCTCCGCCTGGCAACCCATCGGCCCCTTCGCGCTCGAGGGCGGGGCGGAGCTCGCGAGCTGGAACGAGTTTCCGACGGAGTCCTGGCGGGCGGGGATCGCCTTCCGCGACACGCTCCTGTTTCCGATCGCACTCAGGGCCTTCACCGCGGAGGGCACCCGGGGCATCGGCTTCCCCCTGCATCCCATGCTCGACACCCTGGAGACAGCGGAATTCCCGCTCGCGGACAGCCTGCGGTTCGATTCGCGCGGCGCCTCCGCGGCCTTCGAGATCGGGCCGTTCAACGTCGGCGGCCGCTATTCGGAACAGTGGATGGATCGGCAGGTCGGCTTCGGCGCTCCCTTCGACCGGCTCGTCGTCGCGGATTCCGGGGAGGTGGACATCACGTCGCTGGAGGTGCGCTTCGACGGGCCGGTCGTGCCCCTCGGCGTGCTGCTTCGTGACGTGGCGCCGATCCGCCTGCGGGCGTCGTGGCGAAAGTTCGACTCCCGCGGCGCCGAGACCCTCTTCCTCCCCGATCGCCTGTTCCGCACGGAGCTCTACCTGACCGATACCTTCTTCGACGAGAATCTCCGGATCTGGGTGTCCCTGCACATCGACCGCCGCGGGGAGCGTCTCGTCCCCGTCCCCGGCTCCCCCGACCCGGTGATGCTGGAGGCGGACAGTTGGATGGGCGGACACCTGATGTTCAAGATCGCCGACTTTCGGTTCTTCTGGCGTTTCGGCAACCTGGGGGCGGATCGACTCGGCGATTTTCAGGGGGCGGGGTTCCCGCGCGGGGTCAACGTGTACGGACTTCGCTGGGACTTCTTCAATTGA